One window of the Pseudomonas knackmussii B13 genome contains the following:
- a CDS encoding DUF4404 family protein, which produces MPTRQLREELQKLREQLEHEPPLSEEQRGELETLIRDIELQLANEDALSDESLMDGINLAVERFEVSHPTLAATLRSVVQSLANMGI; this is translated from the coding sequence ATGCCGACACGTCAACTGCGTGAAGAACTGCAGAAGCTGCGCGAGCAGCTGGAGCATGAGCCGCCGCTGAGCGAAGAGCAGCGCGGCGAGTTGGAGACGCTGATCCGGGACATCGAATTGCAGCTGGCCAATGAGGACGCGCTCTCCGACGAGAGCCTGATGGATGGCATCAACCTGGCGGTGGAACGCTTCGAAGTCAGTCACCCGACCCTGGCCGCCACGCTCCGTTCCGTGGTGCAGAGCCTGGCGAACATGGGCATCTGA
- a CDS encoding MlaA family lipoprotein, with product MRPLGVNWMKCCARLLAGAGLALVPFLAQAASDEDPWESVNRPIFVFNDTLDTYALKPLAQGYQKVTPDFMQTGIHNFFSNIGDVRNLVNDLLQGKARHAGIDTSRLLFNTTFGLAGFIDVATPMGLQRNDEDFGQTLGHWGVGSGPYVMLPLLGPSTLRDAPSKIPDAYTGMYPYIDNVPVRNSIRGGDVVDTRADLLKSEKLISGDKYNFIRNAYLQNREFKVKDGQVEDDF from the coding sequence ATGCGCCCACTAGGCGTCAATTGGATGAAGTGCTGCGCACGCCTGCTGGCCGGCGCCGGCCTGGCTCTGGTTCCTTTCCTGGCCCAAGCGGCGAGCGACGAGGACCCCTGGGAAAGCGTCAACCGTCCGATCTTCGTGTTCAACGACACCCTCGACACCTATGCCCTGAAACCGCTGGCGCAGGGTTACCAGAAGGTAACGCCGGACTTCATGCAGACCGGCATCCATAACTTCTTCAGCAACATCGGCGATGTGCGCAACCTGGTGAACGACCTGCTGCAAGGCAAGGCTCGCCACGCCGGCATCGACACCAGCCGCCTGCTGTTCAACACCACCTTCGGCCTGGCCGGCTTCATCGACGTGGCTACCCCGATGGGCCTGCAGCGCAACGATGAGGACTTCGGTCAGACCCTTGGCCACTGGGGGGTGGGTAGCGGCCCGTACGTGATGCTGCCGCTGCTCGGCCCGAGCACCCTGCGTGACGCGCCGTCGAAGATTCCGGACGCCTATACCGGCATGTACCCGTACATCGACAACGTGCCAGTGCGTAACAGCATCCGTGGGGGCGATGTGGTCGACACCCGCGCCGACCTGCTCAAGTCCGAGAAGCTGATCAGCGGTGACAAGTACAACTTCATTCGCAACGCCTACCTGCAGAACCGCGAGTTCAAGGTCAAGGACGGCCAGGTAGAAGACGACTTCTGA
- a CDS encoding phosphonate degradation HD-domain oxygenase encodes MKHIRHAFLDELAERFASFGAEPYGESVSQAEHALQCATLAERAGCADSLVIAALLHDIGHLYENPGEIESRDLRHEEVGAHLLRRMLPESVWQPVLLHVAAKRYLCAVDPAYHAGLSPASRHSLALQGGPFDERAAMAFLKAPYAEDAITLRRLDDLGKDPAMRTPELSHFFPALERLLRVDPHQARLRPAS; translated from the coding sequence ATGAAACACATTCGCCACGCCTTTCTCGACGAGCTCGCCGAGCGCTTCGCCAGCTTCGGTGCCGAGCCCTACGGAGAGTCGGTGAGCCAGGCCGAACACGCGCTGCAATGCGCGACCCTGGCCGAGCGCGCGGGCTGCGCCGACAGCCTGGTGATCGCCGCGCTGCTGCACGACATTGGCCACCTCTACGAGAACCCCGGCGAGATCGAGAGCCGCGACCTGCGCCACGAGGAAGTCGGCGCCCATCTGCTGCGCCGGATGCTGCCCGAATCGGTCTGGCAACCGGTGCTGCTGCATGTCGCCGCCAAGCGCTACCTCTGCGCGGTCGACCCGGCCTATCACGCCGGCCTTTCGCCCGCCTCGCGGCACAGCCTGGCGTTGCAGGGCGGGCCTTTCGACGAACGCGCCGCCATGGCCTTCCTCAAGGCGCCCTACGCCGAAGACGCCATCACCCTGCGGCGCCTCGACGACCTCGGCAAGGACCCGGCCATGCGCACGCCGGAACTGAGCCACTTCTTCCCTGCGCTGGAACGTCTGCTGCGGGTTGATCCGCATCAGGCACGGCTGCGCCCGGCGAGTTAA
- a CDS encoding phosphatase, with product MPASAVELPPFTALLFGLCGDLVDFGAQTLPLALQRLFPHAAPERIAEATAHPPRQALTYLLGREPNADECANFFSELRDSADEQAEAVPEALEALHRLGHSDIPCVWLDELPPAARERLAKPLNGTIVGSSGGEARPWPAPDACWQALITLGSPQLDGCVLVSSQPRLLQSGLNAGLWTIGLAARGPHCGLSAQDWDALEHGAREQRRAQATLELYRLGVHSVIDHLGELEPCLRDIACRRAKGEKP from the coding sequence ATGCCCGCATCCGCTGTCGAACTGCCCCCCTTCACCGCCCTGCTCTTCGGCCTCTGCGGCGACCTCGTCGACTTCGGCGCGCAAACCCTGCCGCTGGCCTTGCAGCGCCTGTTCCCGCATGCCGCGCCGGAACGCATTGCCGAAGCCACTGCGCACCCACCACGGCAGGCGCTGACGTATCTGCTCGGCCGCGAGCCCAATGCCGATGAATGCGCCAACTTCTTCAGCGAGCTGCGCGACAGCGCCGACGAACAGGCCGAAGCGGTTCCCGAGGCCCTGGAGGCGCTGCACCGCCTCGGCCACAGCGATATTCCCTGTGTCTGGCTCGACGAACTGCCGCCGGCCGCACGCGAACGCCTGGCCAAGCCGCTGAACGGCACCATCGTCGGCTCCTCAGGCGGCGAAGCCCGCCCATGGCCCGCGCCGGACGCCTGCTGGCAGGCGCTGATCACGCTGGGCAGCCCGCAGCTGGACGGTTGCGTACTCGTCAGCAGCCAGCCGCGCCTGCTGCAATCGGGGCTCAATGCCGGTCTCTGGACCATCGGCCTGGCCGCACGCGGTCCGCACTGCGGCCTCTCGGCGCAGGACTGGGACGCGCTGGAACACGGCGCGCGCGAACAGCGCCGGGCGCAAGCCACCCTGGAGCTGTACCGCCTGGGCGTGCATTCGGTGATCGACCATCTGGGCGAGCTGGAACCCTGCCTGCGGGACATCGCCTGTCGCCGCGCGAAAGGAGAAAAACCATGA
- the rssB gene encoding two-component system response regulator RssB, producing the protein MHKPSATLLIIDDDEVVRESLAAYLEDSGFKVLQATNGQQGLQIFQHELPDLVVCDLRMPQMDGLELIRRVGDMAVEIPVIVLSGAGVMSDVVEALRLGAADYLIKPLEDLAVLEHSVRRALDRAHLRSENRRYREKLEATNRELQASLSLLQEDQNAGRQVQMNMLPVTPWEAEGLQFSHQIIPSLYLSGDFVDYFRVDDRRIGFYLADVSGHGASSAFVTVLLKFMTTRLLYESRRGGSLPDFKPSEVLGHINRGLINTKLGKHVTMLGGVIDLETDRLTYSIGGHLPLPVIYVDGEARYLEGRGLPVGLFEEATYEDRTMDLPRSFSLSLFSDGILDVLPGTTLKEKEATLPEQVVAAGGTLDGLRQVFGLAKLSEMPDDIALLVLSRNLA; encoded by the coding sequence ATGCACAAACCCAGTGCCACGCTGCTGATCATCGATGACGACGAGGTTGTCCGCGAGAGCCTCGCTGCCTACCTGGAAGACAGTGGATTCAAGGTCCTGCAGGCCACCAACGGCCAGCAAGGGCTGCAGATTTTCCAGCATGAGCTGCCCGATCTGGTTGTATGCGATCTGCGCATGCCGCAGATGGACGGCCTCGAGCTGATCCGTCGGGTCGGCGACATGGCCGTGGAAATCCCGGTGATTGTCCTGTCCGGTGCTGGCGTGATGAGCGATGTGGTCGAAGCGCTGCGACTGGGCGCCGCCGACTACCTGATCAAACCGCTGGAAGACCTCGCAGTGCTGGAGCACTCGGTCCGCCGCGCCCTCGATCGCGCGCACCTTCGTTCGGAGAACCGCCGCTACCGCGAGAAGCTGGAAGCGACCAACCGCGAGCTGCAGGCCAGCCTGAGCCTGCTGCAGGAAGACCAGAACGCCGGTCGCCAGGTGCAGATGAACATGCTCCCGGTCACCCCCTGGGAAGCCGAAGGTCTGCAGTTCTCCCACCAGATCATTCCGTCGCTGTACCTGTCCGGTGACTTCGTCGACTACTTCCGTGTCGATGATCGGCGCATCGGCTTCTACCTGGCCGACGTTTCCGGTCATGGCGCTTCCTCGGCTTTCGTCACCGTGCTGTTGAAGTTCATGACCACCCGTCTGCTCTACGAGTCGCGGCGGGGCGGGTCGTTGCCCGACTTCAAGCCGTCCGAGGTGCTCGGCCACATCAACCGTGGGCTGATCAACACCAAGCTGGGCAAGCACGTGACCATGCTCGGCGGGGTGATCGACCTGGAAACCGATCGTTTGACTTACAGCATCGGTGGTCACCTGCCGCTCCCGGTAATCTACGTGGACGGCGAGGCGCGCTATTTGGAAGGCCGCGGCCTGCCGGTCGGGCTGTTCGAAGAGGCCACCTACGAAGATCGGACGATGGACCTGCCGCGGTCCTTCAGCCTGTCGCTGTTCTCCGACGGCATCCTGGACGTGCTGCCGGGGACTACATTGAAAGAAAAGGAGGCGACTCTGCCCGAGCAGGTCGTCGCCGCCGGCGGTACTCTGGATGGCCTGCGCCAAGTCTTCGGACTGGCCAAGTTGTCCGAGATGCCGGATGATATCGCCTTGCTGGTGTTGAGCAGGAACCTTGCATGA
- the ybaK gene encoding Cys-tRNA(Pro) deacylase codes for MTPAIDLLKKARAEHRVLSYEHDPKAPSYGLEAAEKLGLEPARVFKTLLAATEKGELLVAVVPVAGTLDLKALAHAAGAKKADMADPNAAQRATGYLVGGISPLGQKKRLRTFIDESARSYPTIHVSAGRRGLEVELSAETLASLTAGSFAAIGRG; via the coding sequence ATGACTCCCGCTATCGACCTGCTGAAGAAAGCCCGCGCCGAACACCGCGTCCTGAGCTACGAACACGATCCGAAGGCGCCGTCCTATGGCCTGGAGGCTGCGGAGAAACTCGGCCTGGAGCCGGCCCGCGTATTCAAGACGCTGCTCGCCGCCACCGAAAAGGGCGAGCTGCTGGTGGCCGTGGTGCCGGTGGCCGGCACCCTCGACCTGAAGGCCCTGGCGCACGCCGCCGGCGCGAAGAAAGCCGACATGGCCGACCCCAACGCCGCACAGCGCGCCACCGGCTACCTGGTCGGCGGCATCAGCCCGTTGGGGCAGAAGAAACGCCTGCGCACCTTCATCGACGAGTCCGCACGCAGCTATCCGACCATCCACGTCAGCGCCGGACGCCGTGGGCTGGAAGTGGAACTCAGCGCCGAGACCCTGGCCAGCCTCACAGCGGGCAGTTTCGCCGCCATCGGTCGCGGCTGA
- a CDS encoding UTRA domain-containing protein, with the protein MSAEQPLHYLRIRDQLALDIAQQRLAARLPGERELAERFCCTRVTLREALQQLETEGVVYRENRRGWFVSPPRVRYNPTRTVGFMDYVAAQGRVPRTETLRREHARADAAIALRMGLEEGAALLRIERRRWVDERPVLLEHILLDAAWCSPALLEEDLDTSLTRLLQERFDLRPRRCDLAMHPCALGAIEADSLQLAPGSPGLFLERLSYADGVRAVELDQEFWRPDALEIVMQVQYPD; encoded by the coding sequence ATGTCGGCCGAACAACCCCTGCATTACCTGCGCATCCGCGATCAACTGGCACTGGACATTGCCCAGCAACGGCTGGCTGCGCGCCTGCCTGGCGAGCGCGAGTTGGCCGAACGCTTCTGCTGCACACGGGTGACCCTGCGTGAAGCCCTGCAGCAATTGGAAACCGAGGGCGTGGTGTACCGCGAAAATCGCCGCGGCTGGTTCGTCTCGCCTCCACGGGTGCGCTACAACCCGACGCGCACGGTCGGCTTCATGGACTATGTCGCCGCCCAGGGGCGTGTGCCGCGGACCGAAACCCTGCGCCGCGAACACGCCCGGGCCGATGCCGCGATCGCCCTGCGCATGGGGCTGGAGGAGGGCGCCGCGTTGCTGCGCATCGAGCGGCGACGCTGGGTCGACGAGCGCCCGGTACTGCTGGAGCACATCCTGCTGGACGCGGCCTGGTGTTCGCCGGCCTTGCTCGAAGAAGACCTGGACACTTCGCTGACCCGGCTGCTGCAGGAGCGCTTCGACCTGCGTCCGCGGCGCTGCGACTTGGCCATGCATCCTTGTGCACTGGGCGCTATCGAGGCCGACTCGCTGCAGTTGGCGCCTGGCTCTCCCGGCTTGTTCCTGGAGCGGCTGAGCTACGCCGACGGCGTGCGAGCGGTCGAGCTGGACCAGGAGTTCTGGCGCCCGGACGCCCTGGAAATCGTCATGCAGGTGCAATACCCGGACTGA
- a CDS encoding acyl-CoA thioesterase, translated as MHEQPLLHSALVPVRWGDMDSYGHVNNTVYLQYVEEVRCSWFASVGIDINHDSQGPVVLQNLHTYLRPVVYPATVRVELRVLQIGNSSLTLGHRLNTQEAPDTLFGEGHCKLVWVDHADNRSIPLPESLRAHLQRYLPS; from the coding sequence ATGCACGAACAACCCCTCCTTCACTCGGCCCTGGTCCCGGTTCGCTGGGGCGACATGGACAGCTACGGCCACGTCAACAACACCGTCTACCTGCAATACGTGGAAGAGGTCCGCTGCAGCTGGTTCGCCAGCGTCGGCATCGATATCAATCACGATAGCCAAGGGCCAGTGGTTCTGCAGAACCTGCACACCTACCTGCGCCCTGTCGTCTATCCAGCCACCGTACGGGTGGAGTTGCGCGTGTTGCAGATTGGAAACAGCAGCCTGACCCTCGGGCATCGCCTGAACACCCAGGAGGCGCCCGACACCCTCTTCGGCGAAGGCCACTGCAAGCTGGTCTGGGTCGATCACGCGGACAATCGCTCGATCCCGTTGCCCGAATCCCTTCGCGCACACCTGCAGCGCTACCTGCCAAGCTGA
- a CDS encoding heavy metal sensor histidine kinase — MSLGSRLSLGVRLSLLFAAATAAISLLAGALFSRASEAHFIELDRETMGSRLPAFRELLADVRSPADLATHRAGLELELTRHPDLGIRLSGADGQRWLDEPPRMSGAGGDMPGMDDELAYREMNAPLDPADPDGRQLTLVLDITHHQHFLQHMQQLIWLTMSLSALATALLGAWATRASLRPLRRMGEVAAQVSAQSLTTRLDAARLPKELSGLADDLNAMLARLEEAFQRLSAFSADIAHELRTPLTALLTQTQVVLSRSRDADEYREALHGNLEELQRLTAMVNDMLLLAKADHGLLAPRRESLALEGEVDALLEFYAPLAEENGIELQRQGEALLLADRGMLRRVLANLLDNALRFTAAGGAIRVRLQPGRISVENQGPAIPAEQLPLLFDRFHHRDPADRDGHGVHAGLGLAICRSIVQAHGGSIRAECADGWTRFVIEFPQDSTGA; from the coding sequence ATGAGCCTGGGTTCGCGCCTTTCCCTAGGGGTCCGCCTCAGCCTGCTGTTCGCTGCCGCCACCGCGGCCATCTCGCTGCTCGCCGGCGCCCTCTTCAGCCGCGCCAGCGAGGCGCACTTCATCGAACTCGACCGCGAAACCATGGGCAGCCGCCTGCCAGCCTTCCGCGAACTGCTCGCCGACGTCCGCTCGCCTGCCGACCTGGCCACGCACCGGGCCGGCCTCGAGCTCGAACTGACCCGCCACCCGGACCTGGGCATCCGCCTGAGCGGCGCCGACGGCCAACGCTGGCTCGACGAGCCGCCACGCATGAGCGGTGCCGGGGGCGACATGCCGGGGATGGACGACGAGCTCGCCTACCGCGAAATGAATGCCCCGCTGGACCCAGCCGATCCCGACGGGCGCCAGCTCACCCTGGTGCTGGACATCACCCATCACCAGCATTTCCTCCAGCACATGCAGCAACTGATCTGGCTGACCATGAGCCTCTCCGCCCTGGCCACCGCCCTGCTCGGCGCCTGGGCCACCCGCGCCAGCCTGCGTCCGCTGCGACGCATGGGCGAGGTGGCGGCGCAAGTCTCGGCGCAGTCGCTGACCACTCGCCTCGACGCCGCGCGCCTGCCGAAAGAGCTCAGCGGCCTGGCCGACGATTTGAACGCCATGCTCGCTCGCCTGGAAGAAGCCTTCCAGCGCCTGTCGGCCTTCTCCGCGGACATCGCCCATGAACTGCGCACGCCGCTCACCGCCCTGCTGACGCAAACCCAGGTGGTGCTCTCGCGCTCACGCGACGCGGACGAATATCGCGAGGCGTTGCACGGCAACCTGGAGGAGCTGCAGCGGCTGACGGCGATGGTCAACGACATGCTCTTGCTGGCCAAGGCCGATCACGGCCTGCTGGCGCCGCGCCGCGAAAGCCTGGCGCTGGAAGGCGAGGTAGATGCGCTGCTGGAGTTCTACGCGCCGCTGGCCGAAGAAAATGGCATCGAATTGCAGCGCCAGGGCGAGGCACTGCTGCTAGCCGATCGCGGCATGCTGCGCCGTGTGCTAGCCAATCTGCTGGACAACGCCTTGCGCTTCACCGCCGCCGGAGGCGCCATTCGCGTACGCCTGCAACCCGGCCGGATCAGCGTAGAGAACCAGGGCCCGGCGATTCCCGCCGAACAACTGCCGCTGCTGTTCGACCGCTTCCATCACCGCGATCCGGCAGACCGCGACGGACATGGCGTACACGCCGGGCTTGGCCTGGCGATCTGTCGCTCCATCGTGCAAGCCCATGGCGGTAGCATCCGCGCCGAATGCGCGGATGGCTGGACGCGCTTCGTGATCGAATTTCCGCAGGATTCGACGGGCGCCTGA
- a CDS encoding cupredoxin domain-containing protein translates to MSLNSLFRAALLSLAASLAVPALADAGRGYDFGKPAKAEQATRTVEITLGDMYFEPKSVQVKAGETVRFVIHNNGKLLHEFNLGSAAMHAEHQKEMQHMQEMGMLSPTGMQHDMSQMGQMAGMDHSQMNMKHDDPNSVLIEPGKSAELTWTFSKATGLEFACNIPGHYQAGMVGKLNVDS, encoded by the coding sequence ATGTCCTTGAATTCCCTGTTCCGAGCTGCACTGCTTAGCCTGGCTGCGAGCCTGGCCGTACCGGCGCTGGCCGATGCCGGCCGCGGCTACGACTTCGGCAAGCCGGCCAAGGCCGAACAGGCCACGCGCACCGTCGAGATCACGCTCGGCGACATGTACTTCGAGCCCAAGTCCGTACAGGTCAAGGCTGGCGAGACAGTGCGCTTCGTCATTCACAACAACGGCAAGCTGCTGCATGAGTTCAACCTAGGCAGCGCGGCTATGCATGCCGAGCACCAGAAGGAAATGCAGCACATGCAGGAGATGGGCATGCTCAGCCCCACCGGCATGCAGCACGACATGAGTCAGATGGGCCAGATGGCCGGCATGGACCATTCGCAAATGAACATGAAGCATGACGACCCCAACAGCGTGCTGATCGAACCGGGCAAGAGCGCCGAGCTGACCTGGACCTTCAGCAAGGCGACCGGCCTCGAGTTCGCCTGCAACATTCCTGGCCACTATCAGGCGGGTATGGTCGGCAAGCTGAACGTGGACTCCTGA
- a CDS encoding heavy metal response regulator transcription factor, with protein sequence MKLLIVEDEPRIGQYLRQGLSEAGYAVDLSTDGAEGEHLALSGGYDLLILDVMLPGRDGWQILASVRQAGQGVPVLFLTARDAVEDRVRGLEQGADDYLVKPFAFVELLARVRTLLRRGGQPVQDTTLQLADLELDLLRRRVQRAGKRIELTAKEFALLELLLRRHGEVLPKSLIASQVWDMNFDSDTNVIEVAIRRLRAKVDDDFPQRLIHTVRGMGYVLEERPA encoded by the coding sequence TTGAAACTCTTGATCGTCGAAGACGAACCTCGCATCGGCCAGTACCTGCGCCAGGGCCTGAGCGAAGCCGGCTATGCCGTCGACCTCAGCACCGATGGCGCCGAGGGCGAGCATCTGGCGCTTTCCGGCGGCTATGACCTGCTGATCCTCGACGTCATGCTCCCCGGCCGCGACGGCTGGCAGATCCTCGCCAGCGTGCGCCAGGCCGGCCAGGGTGTGCCGGTGCTGTTCCTCACCGCCCGCGACGCCGTGGAAGACCGCGTGCGCGGCCTGGAACAAGGCGCCGACGACTACCTGGTCAAGCCCTTCGCCTTCGTCGAACTGCTCGCCCGCGTGCGCACCCTGCTGCGCCGGGGCGGCCAACCGGTGCAGGACACAACGCTGCAGTTGGCCGATCTCGAACTGGACCTGCTGCGCCGCCGCGTACAACGCGCCGGCAAGCGCATCGAGCTGACCGCCAAGGAGTTCGCCCTGCTCGAACTGCTGTTGCGCCGCCACGGCGAAGTGCTGCCCAAGTCGCTGATCGCCTCGCAGGTGTGGGACATGAACTTCGACAGTGACACCAACGTCATCGAGGTGGCGATCCGCCGCCTGCGCGCCAAGGTCGACGACGACTTCCCGCAGCGCCTGATCCACACCGTGCGCGGCATGGGCTACGTGCTCGAAGAGCGGCCGGCATGA
- a CDS encoding PhzF family phenazine biosynthesis protein produces the protein MQLDFHQVDAFTNRPFSGNPAIVYRLDAWLADELMQKIAAEHNLAETAFVVNELDGWRIRWFTPTVEVPLCGHATLAAAHVLFEIYGEPGERLEFASQSGPLRVFREDPHLALDFPAQPPSEVGSTVELEQALGVPLVDVLGNNSHLVVLLESELAVRQCKPDFAALARLPYLGVIVTARGDDYDFVSRFFAPAIGIEEDPVTGAAHCGLIPYWSQRLNKLQLRAYQCSARGGELWCRLQGDRVSIAGHARLIAAGRLFV, from the coding sequence ATGCAGCTCGACTTCCACCAGGTGGATGCCTTCACCAACCGACCTTTCAGCGGCAACCCGGCTATCGTCTATCGCCTCGACGCCTGGCTCGCCGACGAGTTGATGCAGAAGATCGCCGCCGAGCACAACCTGGCGGAAACCGCCTTCGTCGTGAATGAGCTGGACGGCTGGCGCATCCGCTGGTTCACGCCGACGGTGGAAGTGCCGCTCTGCGGTCATGCCACGCTCGCTGCGGCCCACGTGCTCTTCGAGATTTACGGCGAACCGGGCGAGCGCCTGGAGTTCGCCTCGCAATCCGGCCCGCTACGGGTCTTCCGCGAGGACCCGCACCTGGCCCTGGACTTCCCGGCGCAGCCGCCGAGCGAGGTCGGCAGCACCGTCGAGCTGGAGCAGGCCCTGGGTGTGCCGCTGGTGGACGTGCTGGGCAACAACAGTCACCTGGTAGTGCTGCTGGAGTCCGAACTGGCGGTGCGCCAATGCAAGCCGGATTTCGCCGCCCTGGCGCGCTTGCCGTACCTGGGAGTGATAGTCACCGCGCGCGGCGACGACTATGACTTCGTCTCGCGCTTCTTCGCCCCGGCCATTGGCATCGAGGAAGACCCGGTCACCGGCGCCGCGCATTGCGGCCTGATTCCCTACTGGTCGCAGCGCTTGAACAAGTTGCAGTTGCGCGCCTACCAGTGCTCGGCGCGCGGCGGCGAACTCTGGTGCCGCCTGCAGGGCGACCGCGTGAGCATCGCCGGCCACGCGCGGCTGATCGCTGCCGGACGCCTGTTCGTCTGA
- the queF gene encoding NADPH-dependent 7-cyano-7-deazaguanine reductase QueF (Catalyzes the NADPH-dependent reduction of 7-cyano-7-deazaguanine (preQ0) to 7-aminomethyl-7-deazaguanine (preQ1) in queuosine biosynthesis) produces the protein MQHPAEHSPLGKSSEYVSTYSPELLFPISRATKWAELGLDGSNLPYQGVDIWNCYELSWLTPGGKPVVAIGEFAIPAASPNIIESKSFKLYLNSLNQSPFDSREAVKAVLVRDLSAAAGAPVAVRLRSLDEVAEEGVARLPGRCVDELDVTVESYDHPRPELLRCNDAQRVDEVLYSHLLKSNCPVTGQPDWGTLVVDYSGPALDPASLLAYVVSFRQHQDFHEQCVERIYLDLQRLLQPSRLTVYARYVRRGGLDINPYRSSEAVVADNRRLVRQ, from the coding sequence ATGCAGCATCCCGCCGAACATTCGCCGCTTGGCAAGTCCAGCGAATACGTCTCCACTTATTCGCCGGAGCTGCTGTTCCCCATCAGTCGCGCCACCAAGTGGGCCGAGCTGGGCCTGGATGGCAGCAACCTGCCGTACCAGGGCGTGGACATCTGGAACTGCTACGAGCTGTCCTGGCTGACCCCGGGTGGCAAGCCGGTGGTCGCCATCGGTGAGTTCGCCATTCCTGCGGCCTCGCCGAACATCATCGAATCGAAGTCGTTCAAGCTTTACCTGAACTCGCTGAACCAGAGCCCGTTCGACAGCCGTGAAGCCGTGAAGGCGGTGCTGGTCCGCGATCTCTCGGCAGCTGCCGGTGCGCCGGTGGCGGTGCGTCTGCGCAGCCTTGACGAAGTGGCCGAGGAGGGCGTCGCCCGCCTGCCGGGGCGTTGCGTCGACGAGCTGGACGTGACCGTGGAGAGCTACGATCACCCGCGCCCGGAACTGCTGCGTTGCAACGATGCACAGCGGGTCGACGAGGTGCTCTACAGCCACCTGCTGAAATCCAACTGCCCGGTTACCGGCCAGCCGGACTGGGGCACCCTGGTGGTCGACTACAGTGGCCCGGCGCTGGACCCTGCCAGCCTGCTGGCCTACGTGGTGTCCTTCCGCCAGCACCAGGACTTCCACGAGCAGTGCGTCGAGCGCATCTATCTCGATCTGCAGCGCCTGCTGCAGCCGAGCCGCCTCACCGTCTACGCGCGCTACGTGCGCCGCGGCGGGCTGGACATCAACCCCTATCGCAGCAGCGAAGCCGTGGTTGCGGATAACCGCCGCCTGGTGCGCCAGTAA
- the rssC gene encoding anti-sigma factor antagonist RssC yields the protein MSTGKIQFAEQDGSFVLKFVGEVRLTLCSALDATIEKIFAALNFTAIIIDLTEAQSIDSTTLGLLAKLSILSRQKVGLLPTVVTTNPDMTRLLQSMGFDQVFNIVDRPIPCPECLTDLPPQDQSEEVVRSKVLEAHRILMGLNESNREAFHDLVSALERH from the coding sequence ATGAGTACCGGTAAAATCCAGTTCGCCGAGCAGGATGGCTCTTTCGTCCTGAAGTTCGTGGGCGAAGTCCGACTGACGTTGTGTTCGGCGCTGGATGCCACCATTGAAAAAATCTTCGCCGCGCTGAATTTCACGGCGATCATCATCGATCTCACCGAAGCCCAGAGCATCGACAGCACGACCCTCGGCCTGCTGGCCAAGTTGTCGATCCTGTCCCGGCAGAAGGTGGGGCTGTTGCCGACCGTGGTGACCACCAATCCCGACATGACCCGTCTGCTGCAGTCGATGGGTTTCGATCAGGTGTTCAACATCGTCGACCGTCCCATTCCGTGCCCGGAATGCCTGACCGACCTGCCGCCGCAGGATCAGTCGGAGGAAGTGGTGCGCAGCAAAGTGCTGGAAGCCCACCGCATCCTCATGGGGCTGAACGAGTCCAACCGAGAAGCCTTCCACGACCTGGTGAGCGCCCTCGAGCGCCACTGA